The Polypterus senegalus isolate Bchr_013 chromosome 1, ASM1683550v1, whole genome shotgun sequence genomic sequence GGGAATGAAGTTTTCCATTCCTCTGAGTGTAATGATGCATACAACTGGAATCCGACTAGCATAATGAGCCACATTGTTATGACGGAGAGATCCAGCATGCACAGCTCCTCATATAAGGATACTGTGCCAACTGACCGCTGTTGTCGTAACCTCTGATGTCACCCTGAGATTGCAGTTGGAGTGACTGGCATTTACATCACCAAACATTCCTGTTTAATGAAACCTTTCAACGCACTTCCTATTATAACCTTAGTGCAGAATCCCAAGAAGATGAATGAAGACTGTGATTTTTGCTGCCTTCATTGTCTTACAAAGTATCACATGCTTCTGAAGTGTTTTTAATGACTACTTGTAATGGTGCACAATTCTTCACTGTGTGTTTCCCCGTATCCAGGCCATACTCACTGACAAATTGTCTTTGTTATAgaagttattcattttttaatgtccTAAAGCCCAAGtgttgaactccggtcctggaggccCGCAGTGGCTAGAGGTTTTCATActgaccatcttcttcattagtgacatgtttttgctgctaattaacttcttttgccttacttTTAATTAACTCGACTCTGccaccccttagttgtttctttttccttaactagcagccaaacaataatgagacacaaagagagccgccacatgaccagctcgcctgtgcccatcacacagtatctggaactgaagaaaggtgaaggtctcagtaaggctgatctctcaggtcaccaaaacatgttgatggtgttcttagaaaagcagaaaaatcatcagttttagaaatgtctgctgtggcagaatgagagcagcaacgagccatggaatgaaataacagctttaattaacagcaagaatcagcttctcattaagagattggctggagtttgatatcccaatttagctggtcatctgttggctcgtttcacatcacatttctgtttggctgccatttaatgaagaaacaaatcaattcagaggactgaatccttaaataCAGAGCTATTAAACtcaagggaaaaggagttaattagccgTGAAAACTGCTCACCGATTaggaaaagtgttagaatgaaaacctgcagccactgcagccctccaggactggagttcgacacccctgttctaAAGAATTAATACTtcagttattaaaaagaaaggcACTAATCCCTATCAGATTTTCCGAGATCAGAGTCCATCGCAGCTATAGCTGATTTCTCTCAAATGACACAAAGACCTGACCGCCAAAAAGGTGAACTGCATTACGGAATCATGGAGCTCAGGTAGTAGGTTAGTATAAACTGAATTAATTACACTGGtaggtttaaaatatttgtgttcaAAACATCTGGTAGTCCTTTCTTTGGGTACAAGTAAACAGTTAATGTGACTATTTTTCTAACCTGGTttcattttacactttttttctcGCTTATTTGACACGTTTGATAGAGATCAagtataattcatccatccatccatcatccaacccgctatatccgaactacagggtcatgggggtctgctggagccaatcccagccaacacgggggcaagcaggaaacaaaccccgggcagggcgccagcccaccacagaagtaTAATTCattcatattaaattaataatttacttGCAGACACCAGGGGAATTTAAGGGGaagagcatttaggactgaagccaggaagcatttctttacacaaagagttgtttGAATCTGGATAAAGAGATTTAGCTGAAGCTGAAATgttgacaatctttaagaagtatccagatgagatattgggacagcttagctattagttaaacaatcGATCTCGATggaatgaatggtctcctctcatttgtcaaatttcttacgtttttttttttttatcaattccaTGAGCTTTAAAGCTACCATAAAAGATATAGTATGCTTCTTGTAATGTGTCTGACTATTAGGGGTAATAACAGGGCATATAGACAGATCCATTATGTTGATGCCTGAATGATTTGCAGCGCTTTTGGAGCAGCACGTCCATTATAAGGAATCCCAAGTCCTCTTACATCTCAAAAACGTGCAAGTTGGATTAGTCAACAACATTGAACTGGCCTTGTGGATGAGCACGCCCAGCAGTGAACTCACACTCAAGTCAAGAGTTGGGCTCTACCAAGCTGCTGATGTTTCTAGAATAATTTACAGTTTCCTTTTTGTAAAACTAGGATTGGAAAGGGAGTGAAATTAATCCTAATCTGTTTAGCAATGTATCTGTAAATTGTGTTGTAAATGACTCATTTTACTTCAACTAGATATAGTTAACCACTGGTAAATACAGTATTAATAAGGGGCAAATGTTCATTGGGAACCTGTTTACATTGGGAGTTTTTTAGTTGTACATTCAGACATTTCTTCAAGAAAGACTTTGCAGGGGTGAGAAACTGGCATAGTCCTTCCTCCTTTTTCATTTAGAAGAGTTGGCCATAAATTTCAGTAGAATATCTCAAGTGAAAGTATCCAATAGTGGGAGGTTTCCTTTGGGCTACATGTGCCCATTACACATGGTGAGAGAGTTTTATCACAATTAATATACGTTGTACTTAAAGATTCCCTTCTCTTATTTGTATGTCTCTTAAATTTCTTTGAAGGGCTTGCCCAAGGCAGGATTACCTGGCTGAAGAGTATCTACTCAGAATGGAAACTACTGCCACCATGGAACTTTGGAGACACTGCAGCCGGAGAAATCGCAAAGCAGCCTTCCACAATATCTTCTGGGGTGTCAACCTCTGCCAGCTTCAACGCCTCTTTAAGGAGTCGGGGGATAAACGAGCTGAGCAGCGGGCACGGCTGATCTGGGATACCAGTGATGAGAGCGAGCTGGCCAAAGTGTTGACTGGATTGAGAGGAGGCAGAAATCGGGGGCACAAACAAACCGCTCAGTCATCAAACAGCAGATGTGATTCCCTGGGGCCACGGTGGATGaaagactttgggaaaatgagGTACGTTAAGCATTATTGGTAACATACTatgaatattcataaatattaataCACTAGATTACAGTCCCAAAAACATCTGAATATAGTAATTCcaccaaatatatttttttgcatattttcagtaTTAGTGCTCCTTTCCAGGTTATTTATTTGGTGTGGATAGGAAGAATTGTTTTTGTCCGTGCAGAGCCCACAGTTTACAGATCTCTGCTGCTTAGCTTTGTAGCATTCCCTGT encodes the following:
- the avpi1 gene encoding arginine vasopressin-induced protein 1 encodes the protein METTATMELWRHCSRRNRKAAFHNIFWGVNLCQLQRLFKESGDKRAEQRARLIWDTSDESELAKVLTGLRGGRNRGHKQTAQSSNSRCDSLGPRWMKDFGKMRISEEYVEKTGDGGDGSETELVSSGGTGPTAGPPLEAPKEHFSHPTSDSKHSSQTSSHNWKRHGLREGRQKPERYLHRVLH